One stretch of Akkermansia sp. RCC_12PD DNA includes these proteins:
- a CDS encoding enoyl-ACP reductase → MSSKLLEGKVGVVVGVANKRSIAFAIAKAWHEAGAKLIFNYQGERLKDGVIKLIHENFGEDAPVYDLDVSSDESINAFFENVRKHTDKVDCMLHSVAFAPKEALGGGSFLETGRDAFKISLDISAYSLVALSRAVEPMMSDNGSILAMSYLGSEKVVPNYNLMGVSKAALEACTRYLAYDLGRSRGIRVNCISAGPMQTLAARGVSGFSSMFKVYEEHAPLGRSCTGEELGATGVFLASDGAAAITGQVIYVDGGYQIMGM, encoded by the coding sequence ATGTCAAGTAAATTACTCGAAGGCAAAGTTGGTGTCGTAGTCGGCGTGGCGAACAAGCGCAGTATCGCTTTCGCGATTGCCAAGGCATGGCATGAAGCGGGCGCAAAGCTCATCTTCAACTATCAGGGCGAACGCCTCAAGGACGGCGTGATCAAATTGATTCATGAAAACTTCGGTGAAGACGCTCCCGTTTATGATCTGGACGTGAGCAGTGACGAATCCATCAATGCTTTCTTTGAAAATGTCCGCAAACACACGGACAAGGTGGATTGCATGCTGCATTCCGTAGCCTTTGCACCCAAGGAAGCCCTTGGCGGCGGCAGTTTCCTGGAAACGGGACGGGACGCCTTCAAGATTTCCCTCGATATCTCCGCTTATTCCCTGGTGGCGCTTTCTCGCGCTGTGGAGCCGATGATGTCCGACAACGGCAGCATTCTGGCTATGTCCTACCTGGGGTCTGAAAAGGTGGTGCCCAACTACAACCTGATGGGGGTTTCCAAGGCCGCCCTGGAAGCCTGCACCCGGTACCTGGCGTACGACTTGGGCCGCTCCCGCGGCATCCGCGTCAACTGCATCAGCGCCGGTCCCATGCAGACGCTTGCAGCCCGTGGAGTTTCCGGCTTTTCCTCCATGTTCAAGGTTTATGAGGAACACGCTCCTCTGGGCCGTTCCTGTACGGGCGAGGAACTGGGTGCTACCGGCGTATTCCTGGCCAGCGACGGCGCAGCCGCCATCACCGGCCAGGTGATTTACGTGGACGGAGGCTACCAGATCATGGGCATGTAA
- the folD gene encoding bifunctional methylenetetrahydrofolate dehydrogenase/methenyltetrahydrofolate cyclohydrolase FolD, producing MQIIDGKLVASQVLEEVKGDIDRLKAAGITPGLAVVLVGDDPASQVYVNSKVKKCGELGMHSRKIVLPADASQEELFEVIRGLNADASIHGILVQSPPPPHIDEAAVVLEIDPAKDVDGFHPENVAKLVMEDESGFVPCTPLGCIRLLKAAGIETAGANAVVIGRSMIVGKPMAHLLMSKQANATVTVAHSRTKNLPELCRSADIIVAAIGRPSFVTAEFVKDGAVVIDVGINRVEDASAKRGYRIVGDVAYDEVAPRCRAITPVPGGVGPMTIAMLMANTVKACRQQTGA from the coding sequence ATGCAAATCATCGACGGAAAGCTAGTGGCCTCCCAGGTTCTGGAAGAGGTTAAGGGAGACATTGACCGGCTCAAGGCGGCCGGGATTACGCCGGGCTTGGCCGTAGTCCTGGTGGGGGATGACCCCGCTTCCCAGGTATATGTCAATTCCAAGGTGAAGAAATGCGGAGAACTGGGCATGCATTCCCGGAAAATCGTCCTCCCTGCGGATGCCTCCCAGGAGGAACTGTTTGAGGTCATCAGGGGATTGAATGCGGATGCCTCTATCCATGGCATTCTCGTGCAGAGCCCCCCGCCTCCCCATATTGACGAGGCTGCCGTTGTGCTGGAAATAGACCCGGCCAAGGACGTGGATGGCTTCCATCCGGAAAACGTCGCCAAACTGGTGATGGAGGACGAATCCGGCTTTGTACCCTGCACGCCGCTGGGCTGCATCAGGCTGCTGAAGGCTGCGGGCATTGAAACCGCGGGTGCCAATGCGGTGGTGATCGGCCGCAGCATGATCGTGGGCAAGCCGATGGCCCATCTTTTGATGTCCAAGCAAGCCAACGCCACGGTGACCGTAGCTCATTCCCGCACGAAAAACCTTCCGGAACTCTGCCGTTCCGCAGATATCATTGTCGCGGCTATCGGTCGCCCCTCCTTTGTAACGGCGGAATTCGTGAAAGACGGCGCCGTCGTGATCGACGTGGGCATCAACCGCGTGGAAGACGCGTCCGCCAAGCGCGGATACCGCATCGTGGGTGACGTGGCCTATGATGAAGTGGCGCCCAGGTGCCGGGCCATCACGCCCGTTCCCGGAGGCGTGGGACCGATGACCATCGCCATGCTGATGGCCAACACGGTCAAGGCCTGCCGCCAGCAGACGGGGGCGTAG
- a CDS encoding lysophospholipid acyltransferase family protein, whose protein sequence is MLPPLPNLRKTTEKRTRWWTQMAGLGLWSLLQPLCMSLNIRSIKEEHDDVYTTPFLVALWHNRTVVPGYAWHLAHKPLNMCVLTSASKDGALVEAVCKYFGLEAVRGSSGRRGAIAYMEMLRKIREGNVCFCFTPDGPRGPMYQVQPGIIRLASQTGLPIIPVCIEYESYWRLNKAWDHYAIPKPGSNVNILWKKRLFIPPGITDEQVAEYGRLLAGMMQEGVPDFPPLTQSKLCKSSTES, encoded by the coding sequence ATGCTTCCTCCCCTTCCCAATTTACGGAAAACGACTGAAAAGCGGACCCGCTGGTGGACGCAGATGGCCGGGCTGGGTCTGTGGTCGCTCTTGCAGCCTTTGTGCATGAGTCTGAATATCCGCTCCATCAAGGAGGAACACGACGATGTGTACACGACGCCTTTCCTCGTAGCCCTCTGGCACAACCGCACCGTCGTGCCGGGATACGCCTGGCACCTGGCGCACAAGCCGCTTAACATGTGCGTGCTCACAAGCGCCAGCAAGGATGGTGCTCTGGTGGAGGCCGTTTGCAAATACTTCGGCCTGGAAGCCGTCAGAGGTTCCTCCGGGCGCAGGGGCGCTATAGCCTACATGGAAATGCTCCGGAAAATCCGGGAGGGAAACGTCTGCTTTTGTTTCACTCCGGACGGACCGCGTGGGCCCATGTACCAAGTGCAGCCGGGCATCATCAGGCTGGCCTCGCAAACGGGTTTGCCTATTATCCCCGTCTGCATAGAATATGAAAGCTACTGGCGCCTGAACAAGGCATGGGACCATTACGCCATCCCGAAGCCGGGTTCCAACGTAAACATTCTCTGGAAAAAAAGGCTGTTCATCCCTCCGGGCATCACGGATGAACAAGTGGCGGAATATGGCCGGCTGCTGGCCGGCATGATGCAGGAAGGTGTCCCGGACTTCCCTCCACTTACTCAATCAAAATTATGCAAATCATCGACGGAAAGCTAG
- a CDS encoding Amuc_1098 family type IV pilus outer membrane protein — protein MSTIQQIALALAVAGACPALAQDGAGAARRAAARMEEQAQASMLLLNQARQQYSEGKYQEALELYRKSLNTLPKAPNMETRRRFLETSIADASVAVSQEYIKVGRRDEASELLKSALKTTPNHALAKRTLELLKDPIRTNPSLTPQHVVDVEKVNGLLRLAFGYYELGQYDEALKEFNSVLLIDPYNTAARRGMEQVNRARTNYFSSARDETRGNALAEVSSLWERLPSVTEVPEEPESFSQPLENPVVSVNQKLGMIRLPRVQLEQATVEEAVDYLRNQSRVHDETAQTEAERGINISLDPGPPDSVTAKDIAAKKITLNLQNVPLREALQYVARASGLIFRTNAYGAELVTPSAGTSYMVSKTIPVPPGFFSGADSSSGSDDLDPFASGDSGSSGMTLKRVDPQKMLAAMGLKLPAGSSVKYNAGNSTLFFHGTPRDLNFLEELVAAKSAAQPLQVIVSATFLEVNQADLEELGFNWIVNLNLDPNKWFMGGAGTDKNDYNNTVLDSVARVAGAASPVGVVGGLRSGNQVFTEDSIDGMIERGTSARSSDAVYTPGGAPSIMTMRGIWSQADITMIMRGLSQKKGTDIMQHPSVVVRPGEKATFFSGRELIYPTEYDPPEIPNSTGRDYNNDDYWGDDDDVGERIPIMPMTPAHPTAFETRQLGTVFNVEVTGISEDKSMVDLTLAPELVDFDGFINYGTPIFLPLVSQQDGKDEVTMTKASDNFILQPVFSKRSMTSSVRVLTGNTLVIGALKKATSIQYEDKIPVLGDIPWVGRLFRSQGSKEQRKAIIIMVKAEVVDPGGKELYTPNTPVPETPEGGPDLPALSAVE, from the coding sequence ATGTCTACCATTCAGCAGATTGCTCTGGCGCTTGCCGTTGCCGGAGCCTGTCCTGCCCTGGCGCAGGACGGCGCAGGCGCCGCCCGCCGTGCTGCTGCCCGGATGGAAGAACAGGCGCAGGCTTCCATGCTGCTTCTGAACCAGGCGCGTCAGCAATATTCCGAGGGCAAGTATCAGGAGGCTCTGGAACTTTACCGTAAAAGCCTGAATACCTTGCCCAAGGCTCCCAATATGGAGACCCGGCGCCGCTTCCTGGAAACCAGCATTGCGGATGCCAGCGTGGCCGTGAGTCAGGAATACATCAAGGTGGGGCGTCGTGACGAAGCCTCGGAATTATTGAAATCCGCGTTGAAAACGACTCCGAACCATGCTTTGGCCAAGCGTACTCTGGAACTGCTCAAGGACCCGATCCGGACGAATCCGTCCCTGACCCCGCAGCATGTCGTGGACGTGGAAAAGGTCAACGGCCTTCTTCGCCTGGCATTCGGGTATTATGAGCTGGGACAGTACGATGAGGCCCTGAAGGAATTTAACTCCGTTCTCCTCATTGATCCCTACAACACGGCGGCGCGGCGCGGCATGGAACAGGTGAACCGTGCACGTACCAACTATTTTTCCTCTGCGCGGGATGAAACCCGCGGGAACGCCCTTGCGGAGGTAAGCAGCCTTTGGGAACGTCTTCCTTCCGTCACAGAAGTTCCCGAGGAACCGGAATCCTTCTCACAGCCCCTGGAAAATCCCGTGGTGAGCGTGAACCAGAAGCTGGGCATGATCCGTCTGCCCAGGGTCCAGCTGGAACAGGCTACGGTGGAGGAAGCCGTGGACTACCTCCGCAACCAGTCCAGAGTGCATGATGAAACGGCCCAGACCGAAGCCGAGAGGGGGATTAACATTTCCCTGGATCCCGGTCCTCCGGACAGCGTTACCGCCAAGGACATCGCCGCCAAGAAAATTACCCTGAACCTTCAAAACGTTCCGTTGCGCGAAGCCTTGCAGTACGTGGCCCGCGCCTCCGGATTGATTTTCCGCACGAACGCCTATGGAGCGGAACTCGTCACCCCTTCCGCCGGAACATCCTACATGGTTTCCAAGACTATTCCGGTTCCTCCCGGTTTCTTCTCCGGGGCGGATTCCTCATCAGGTTCGGACGACCTGGACCCTTTTGCTTCCGGTGACTCCGGTTCCTCCGGAATGACGCTGAAGCGGGTAGACCCGCAAAAGATGCTTGCCGCCATGGGATTGAAATTGCCGGCCGGCAGCTCCGTTAAATATAACGCAGGCAACTCCACACTCTTTTTTCATGGAACTCCCAGGGACTTGAACTTCCTGGAAGAACTGGTGGCGGCCAAGTCGGCGGCTCAGCCCCTGCAGGTGATTGTGAGCGCCACGTTTCTGGAAGTCAACCAGGCGGATCTGGAAGAACTGGGATTCAACTGGATTGTGAACCTCAACCTTGACCCCAACAAATGGTTCATGGGCGGGGCAGGGACGGACAAGAACGATTATAACAATACCGTACTGGACAGCGTCGCCAGGGTAGCTGGGGCAGCGTCCCCTGTGGGAGTAGTGGGCGGGCTGAGGTCAGGCAACCAGGTATTTACGGAAGACAGCATTGACGGCATGATCGAACGCGGCACTTCCGCCAGAAGTTCGGATGCCGTTTATACCCCCGGAGGAGCGCCTAGCATCATGACCATGCGCGGCATATGGAGCCAGGCAGACATCACCATGATCATGCGGGGTCTGAGCCAGAAGAAGGGCACGGATATCATGCAGCATCCTTCCGTGGTGGTGCGCCCCGGAGAAAAGGCAACTTTCTTCAGCGGCAGGGAACTGATTTACCCCACGGAATACGATCCGCCCGAAATCCCCAATAGCACGGGCAGGGATTATAACAATGACGACTATTGGGGTGACGATGACGACGTAGGGGAACGCATTCCCATCATGCCGATGACGCCCGCCCATCCTACGGCATTTGAAACCAGGCAGCTGGGCACCGTATTCAATGTGGAGGTGACCGGTATCAGCGAAGACAAGTCCATGGTGGATCTTACCCTTGCACCGGAACTCGTGGATTTTGACGGGTTCATCAACTACGGCACTCCCATTTTCCTGCCCTTGGTATCCCAGCAAGACGGGAAGGATGAAGTAACCATGACCAAGGCGTCGGACAACTTCATTCTCCAGCCCGTGTTTTCCAAGCGCAGCATGACCTCTTCCGTCCGCGTCCTCACGGGCAACACCCTGGTGATCGGAGCCTTGAAAAAAGCTACCTCCATCCAGTATGAGGACAAAATCCCTGTTTTGGGGGATATCCCCTGGGTAGGGCGACTTTTCCGTTCCCAGGGTTCCAAGGAACAGCGCAAGGCCATTATCATCATGGTGAAGGCGGAAGTGGTGGATCCGGGAGGCAAGGAACTGTACACGCCGAATACTCCCGTTCCGGAAACTCCGGAAGGCGGTCCGGATCTTCCCGCTCTTAGTGCCGTTGAGTAA